Proteins encoded within one genomic window of Dyadobacter chenhuakuii:
- a CDS encoding glucosamine-6-phosphate deaminase translates to MKVVISETKEELGTQAATLAAELIRKTIAEKGFANIILATGTSQFQTLEQLIREENIDWGKVTMFHLDEFIALPLAHAASFRKYLKERFLDKVPPLKAVHLINGEGNITAEIENLNSIISHHPIDVALVGIGENGHLAFNDPPADFENEKPYHVVNLDEPCRMQQMGEGWFGSLDEVPLQAISMTVKQIMKSEHIVCSVPDERKALAVRNSLTEEVSNIYPASILQNHAHCTFFLDKSSASLLPESVIA, encoded by the coding sequence ATGAAAGTTGTCATTTCGGAGACTAAGGAAGAGTTAGGAACACAAGCGGCAACGCTTGCAGCAGAGCTAATCCGCAAAACCATCGCAGAAAAGGGTTTTGCGAACATTATCCTGGCCACAGGAACCAGTCAGTTTCAAACTTTGGAACAATTAATAAGAGAGGAAAATATAGACTGGGGCAAGGTTACCATGTTCCATCTTGATGAATTCATCGCCTTGCCGTTGGCCCATGCAGCCAGTTTCAGGAAATATCTAAAGGAACGTTTTCTGGACAAAGTGCCTCCGTTAAAAGCCGTTCACCTGATCAATGGCGAGGGAAACATTACGGCGGAGATTGAGAATCTGAACAGCATTATCAGCCACCACCCGATCGATGTAGCTTTGGTTGGCATTGGTGAAAACGGGCATCTGGCATTCAATGATCCGCCCGCAGATTTTGAAAATGAAAAACCATACCACGTCGTGAACCTGGACGAACCTTGCCGCATGCAGCAAATGGGCGAGGGCTGGTTTGGTTCGCTGGACGAGGTGCCCTTGCAGGCCATTAGCATGACAGTGAAGCAGATCATGAAGTCGGAACACATTGTCTGCTCGGTGCCGGATGAGCGTAAGGCGCTGGCTGTGAGGAATAGTCTGACGGAGGAAGTAAGCAACATTTATCCGGCGAGCATCTTGCAAAATCATGCACATTGCACATTTTTCCTGGATAAAAGCTCCGCATCCCTGCTGCCCGAAAGTGTGATTGCCTAA